The Helianthus annuus cultivar XRQ/B chromosome 15, HanXRQr2.0-SUNRISE, whole genome shotgun sequence genomic sequence AAAATAAGTCGCATCCGACAAGGACATAAATTGCGGGGGTGATACGTTATCTGGTTGTTGATCGGGTGGATCGTCGAGAGGTTCAAGCTGATCCTCGTTATCGACAATCAACATGAATTGTGGCGGGGAACATTTGTGGCCGGGGAAAAATTTTTCGGGGCAACGAAAGCATAATCCATCCTTTCGACTTTGTTGAATGGCTTCCGGTGAAAGTTTTGTAAAGGGTAAGGTTTTGGGGGGTGACGATAGGAGTGGTGGGGTTGTCGTGGCTGATGGTGTCGTAGTTACCGGTTTGGTAGGGTTAGTGGTGGTGGATGACATGGTCCTTATTGGAGTGGCAGAAGTTGTGGGGAAGTTTGTTGAAGAGTAGGATTTTATGGGATAAGGGGGTTTGGTTTTAAAAAGGTGATTGAATTTGTCTTCTATTCGTCGGGCTAGGCCATAGGCTTCTTCAAATGTATTGGGCTTAATAATAGCCATTTCGGCCTGTATCTCTGGTTTAAGCCCCGAAATAAAACAATTGAGTAAAGTTCGGGCTGACAAACCTGTGATGCGATTACTCAGACGTTCGAATTCGGTTTGGTATTCGGGAACCGTGGTTTTTTGTTGTAGTTTGAATAAGGTAGCTTCATGGTTATCAAATGTGGAGGGACCGAATCGAAGTTCGACGGATCGCTTGAAGGCTGGCCAATTACCGAGCAAACCATTGGTGGATTGGTTTTGGTACCAAGTTAGCGCATCACCGACGAAATGAAACGCGGTTAAGGTGACGCGTTCTTGCGGTGGAATTTGGTAGTATGTAAAGTAATTTTCGGCTTGAAATATCCATCCTAACGGGTTCGTTCCATCGAACATTGGTAATTGGATTTTTGGTGGTCTGGGATTACGTGGGAAATTGGGGTTGGCGATCGGTTTGACAGAGTTATCATCGTCCGAGCCCGGGTTAAACGATCAGTGAGTTTGGCGACATGGTTGATTAAACGGGCGGTATTTTCAGTTAAAGCGGTGATTTGGGCGGTAAGGTTGGCTTGTGTGGTGGCTTGTGTGGTGGCTTGTGTGTTGGCTGCGTTGGTGGTGATGGAGATCAATTGGTTCAATTGATCCGTAGCGGTGGGTGGTAGATCGTCGGAGGCGGAGGTGTCTTTGCGAGGTGGCATAATGGCGGGGGATGAGACGAGAATGAAAGCACCAAGATGATAGAGCCTTTTCTAGTAGGCAAACACTCCCAAGAAATaaagaagaagaacaagattTTTAGGGCAATTTTCTGATTCATTTCCAAATGCAAAACTACAAGTATTTAAAGATGCATGAGAATACATGTCCACCATGCCATGTTTGCATGTTCACCATGTCCCTTCCCTTATTCTTAGCCATGATCTATCACTATCTTATCCTAAATGCATGCACTAACAGGAACAATTCAACAAAGAAAGAAAGTAACAGAATTAAACGTGGCGTGCAATTTCCTTAACTAAAGGGCCTGACTTCTTAATCCAGCAACCTGCTGGGCTTCCGTTTGATGCGCCTGGGCCTCTCTTCATTGGGCTGAAGTGGTTCACATACTGGAAGAGTCTGGGCCGTATCACATTCCCTTATAATGATCTATTTCATTCCGCCTCTCATTCCTACATACCAAACGTTATTTAGAGATCAGataaaaatacaagaaaatagAAATCTTATATACCCAGAAAAAACCTTTTAGGGTATATGTGGTAAAAATCACATCGACTAAAATGGTAATTTACCTTTTTTTagtttaataatatatatttattatttaatgcTTTTTTTATCTGATTACTTGCattcatcaactttctttttaatttaGATAAACTgttatgtttaattttttttcagtgtttcgatatatattttattaaatggaatggaatcaaatacaaacacttaagtttgtaagaaccataagaaccaatacataattgacaagtgtccatcaataaaaaattagtttaggggtaatttagactttttgaccatatttatttataactaattaaaaatacggagttgtatttaaataaaatacttTTTGCTATCGCAAACTAACATCGTACCTGGtaaacaatatttatgtttttcTTTTCCGCTTGGataatatttattaattatttaatttgtttttcttaaataatttGCATTTCTTTAACTTTTAAAAAATATCAATACacatttacttttattttctgtttGACTTCTCTAATGAATGCGATTTGTGAATTTGCCGCCACGAGTGTTTAAAAAGTATCGTCGTAACGCAGAAGGTATTTTACTAGTTTAATTTGTTTAAAATCAGTGGCGGACTCATAATTCTTTTTCATTGGGGTCCATTTTTTGTGTAAGGATTTTTCACAACCAAACATTAAAATTTTTGGGTCGGTCATCGTAGCAGGCTCGGGGCTAGGATTTCACAACCAAAcattaaaattttcgggtcggtcatCGTAGTCAGGTCGTGGCTAGGAAATAATGTAGAAACATTTAGTGGACATGAAACCATTACATTATATGTTTGAAGTTTTATTTGGTAATCAAGTGTTAAATAAAATCGACATTCAATTTATCATTTTAAAGAAGCAAATTAGAGGGTCTATGGGTGGTTGTGCTGTTTTAAAACACTAATTTAATTTTGATGGAAAAAGTAAACTAAAAAACAAGACATGTAAGACTTGAAATTGGAATCTATTTGTTGGAATACAAGAGGATTAATTTATTTTATGAGGTCCTTAAAAATTTTAACATACCGGTTCTACTATTTTCtaaaaaaagattggggtccgtgGACCCCGACCCGAACCATATAAGTCCGCCCCtgtttaaaaccatatttgtATAATAAATTTTAGAATAACAAAAAGAAAATTGTCCATGAACGTCATACATGCACATAACTTTATATTCCTAAACTACACAGAAATATGTGCAGGATATAATAGGAAGCATGTTTATGTAGGAAGGATATAAAGTAAATCTTAACTATCTATTAAATAATttagggctaagattaaatgggtgagattaaaccaaaaaaaaaaagaggcaCCTGGGTTATTACAAGGGTATTCTAGTTCATACAAGTCAATACTTTCTTTCTTCTCCAATTCCTCTCCgtttttaaaacgttaataactttttttttgggtaaaaaacattaataactttttcatacaacattattttctttataaaaattgcaccataaaaacgaacgttttttatctttaacatGAGCACACTATTGTTATACTTTTGAAAAAAGAAGTTTTCGATAACCAAAATGCGTAAAAcgtaatggactaaaaacacaaaaggaagtgttttttttctaaaacgcaatggactaaaaacacataaaaatgtgttttacctaaaacgcaatggactaaaacacttcaaaatgtgtttttctaaaacgcaatggaccaaaaaacacataaaatgtgtttttcctaaaacgcaatagacaaaaaaacacaaaagaaaatgtttttttttctaaaacgcaatggattaaaaacacataaaaatgtgttttacctaaaacgcaatggactaaaaacacttcaaaatgtgtttttctaaaacacattgaaccaaaaatcacataaaatgtgtttttcctaaaatacaaaagaaagtgttttttctaaaacgcaatggattaaaaacacaaaaaatgtgttttacctctaatgcaatggactaaaaacacctCAAAATGTGTTATTCTAAAACGCATTGGAccaaaaaacatataaaaatgtgtttttcatAAAACGTAAtacacaaaacacaaaaaaaaagtttttttttaaaacacaatagataaaaacacaaaagaaagtgtttaatctaaaacgcaattgctaaaaacacaaaagaaagtgtttttttctaaaatgcaatggacaaaaaacacacaaaaatgtgttttttcatttttttgtaaaatgcaatggaaaaaaacatgcaaaaaattatgttttttttcattttttggtAAAACACAATTCTAAATGAAAGTTTAAACTAAAAACTGTTTTGTAATTTTCTTCGAGACATTTTGTCAAACACCCGATGTGCAACTTTTTACCACTGATTTCTTAATAAAATTTTAGCCAATAATGTGCCCAATTGCTTGAATCAATTTCTCATTTCCATCGCATtatgttaaattaaaaaaaaaaaaaagagaaattgCATAAAAAtaaactgggtttcttcaaaGAAATTGAAGAACACGCTGATTGAGTGTTTAAACCATTCATTGATGAAAAAAATCGTGCTATTATGTAgtaattctagagagagaaattgaaggaaatgttgaagatggtgggttttaaAAATAGTGGGTTTGAAAATGCAGAGAAAGCTCAAGTGGTAAGAGGATTTGAGTTCTTTTGTGAAGACTCAAGTTCGATTCTCATTTGATGCAAAAAAAGGAGTGAgacactggtgggcaatgatagaaGACACATTGAAACCtaggttcgatccttgagccaaacaggttttaccggtaatttcaccgtcgtgccaaCGGGTGGGTGAGTTACCAGGTTTTCCCCGGAAGTGGTGGTAGATGACTCGGGTTACTCTCATAGTACTCTGTTTGTCCAGTGAGTGCCCTGAGAGTACTCGGGAGTGATTTGTTGGCCGTTCAGTCACGTGTCATCTATTACTATTACTTCCTACACTTCCTACTCAAactaaactttctatttgatctttttcaaacataaatatatataataaatgttaaGTGATCAGCTTAGCATACACAACCGATTACCGGTTCCAAACTGTAAACTATTaaaaacaaacatgaacagagccGTACGGTTTGGTTGGTTTCAACTGTTATTAGACACCCTAGTTAAATTTTGGGATTTTAGTTAATAAACAAACCAAACTATGCCACCACCAATTAGTAATTTAATTTGCTTTCAAACAGCATAAAACCCGACTAAAGAGAGAACTGTATTTGATCATATCGACGGtgaaatttaatttaattgagaCTGGTTACATTAAAACTAACACATTAAGCAGACTAGCTTCACCTGACAACACGCCTTATATATCATATAATTAATTGATTATACAAAAAAGGATCAACAAACCACCATCTTCAGTCTCATGGTGATGGGTGCAGATAATTGCAGGAGGCTCCCTTCTTGCACCGTCCGCTCTCGTAAAATCTACACACGCGCTGCCCTTTAGCTGGCGGCTTTAAATTACCACCACTgcctccaccaccgccaccactatCACTACCAAATGATAACTGCTTGCTCCATGAACTCCTACTGTTCCTGCTATATCCTGATTCCTCAACCTGATGACTTCGCTCTCGAGGGCTATTACTACTGTTATATTTTTCACTGACAGGTTTCCGCTGGTTCGTGTGGTTTGGGTCCCACCAGATGTTCGTACTTCGACCTGTGTTTGTCTTTGTGTTTGTTACTTGACCCGGTTTTACTGTACTACTGAACTTTATATTACCTTGCATTGTTTCCGATCCCAAGTCACATGGGTCATACGGGTCCAACCCTAAAGTCAAAGGCGGCGGTGGCGGAAGTGGCGGTGGCGGTGACAGTGGTTGTGATTGATTCGTTGTACCTTCCAACCCTTTGATCTGAGCAACTCTAGTCACCAACTTTGCACCGATGCCAATAGATTTGGGTGCTTGCATCTGTTTAGAAATAGAATGTTCGGCTGACTTCATATTTCCTGCTGATTCCATATTATGATTCCCGTTTTCCAACTTCACTTTAACTTGAACATCACCCGTTTTCGTCTCCATCTCGCCCTCGTCACCTTCCGCCTTAGCGGTTCGGTTTATGTCGATCATTCCCTGTGAGGCGCGTTCCATTTCCGGCCACTTAAAACCCAAACTCCCAGAATTTGTTGTCTGAGAAATACCAATCGCCTGACTGTTAATGTCAGGGCTGATAAACGAGTGTTGTTGTTGCAAGCCAATGGATGTTTTCATGAAATCAAAGGCACCGTTAACGTTGTTACTCTGAGACGAGCCGACTAGATGTTGTTCGTCCGGTGTGGTGGTTGATTGACAGTGCAGTTGTATATCTCCGCTAGAGCTAAATCCGTCACTTCTCGTACCCTGATCCGGGGTGGGACTAAACTCATCAAAAGACCCGTTAAACAAATCATCGACAAAACTGTTTCTTCTAGAAGTAGGAGAAGGCAACCCGTACTGTGACTCCATAGCGTCCACTTCCGCTAACAGATCCGAAACCGACTCCTCCGCTAAAGTGCTGAACTCAATCATTTCCGACACTCCATTCCACGTAAACTCGTTACACGTTGGCTGTGACGGATTATTAACATTTTGCTCAATATTTTGGTCGATGTTGGAGGTTGGAGTCGCGACATGATCTGCCGCCACTTCTAATACAATTCCCGAGTCCCATTCTTCGCGTTTATCCGGCGTGGAAGAACTACCACCCAAACCGTTGGCGGAAACCGGAAGTTTGGCCCCACCAACTACTAGACTTGAAGTACTACTCCAGCTAGGCGGGTTGTTCCCTGAATCGAGCACAGCTTGTATATTCTTGTTTTCATCCACCGTCTTCTTTGGTGTAGGACCAGGCAAATCAATAGCAGCTGTAGGAACATGCTTAACATCTTCACATTTCTCGATATCCGGAGTCGGCATGTTTGACGTATCAACTTGTACGGTTGACTCGACACTCGGAGGATTATAGTTCaagttattattgttgttattactGTTATTACCACTCCAGTTCTGTCCAAAAGATTGACTCTCGGATAACTTCTCATGATTGACAAGATCCGGAACATATGGAGTCACAGCAACAGTTGATGACGGATTTCCATCGCCAACGTTTGCACCCTCGGTTTCATCAGCGACTTTGTTAGCAGCAGTTGTAGTCTCACGGTTGTGAAACTGTTGTTCCAATACATCGGTCAAAAGTAGAGACTTGTCCTCGTTATCCGCCCATATCTTCATTTCAGCAGGGAAGTATCCGGTTGTGCTCCACCTCTGAAGCTGTACTAACGAAAACGGCCCTTGAACTTTCCCGTTTGGATCACGGTAATGCCACACCGTGTCGTTAGAAAACGAGGTGGTCTTAACGGAAGCTGCTGTTTCCGGTGCATGGTTGGATACCGACGAGCTTAATGTGGCTTGTTGATCCAGTTTAGTGATAGTAGAACCATTACAATCCCCACTACGATCCACCTCATGTTGTGATTTCTCCAAAGTTGAAGCCGGTGCATCGGTTTCCATACATATTGTAGATGGTTCAACAGCTGGTAAAGTTGTGATGGTTCCGTTGTTGGGTTTCTCGTCTTTTCGTGATCGGTTTTGTCGCTTTTTAGAAGGGCGAGATTTCTTGCCAGAATACTTTGACTCCATGTGATCTCCTGTAGAGTTCAATACATCACTGGTTACTGAAAACTGACGAGATATTTAAACGAATATAAAGAGTGGAATATGAAAGGGAATTGAAGAAACCATGTTCTTTGTTGAAATACTCCTCTGTATCGTCCGATTCATAATCTGGATTCATTTTTGGATCGAAATGAACGTCTGGGATTTCCTTTAATCTGCGCTCTTTCTCTTCTGGTGTCTTCAAAAATTGGATTCTCTCTTCGCATTCTCTATAAGTGGGGTTAGTTAAGAAATTCCACAATTTCCATATTTCCAACTCCGCCAATTTTCTAAGAAGTCATCAGACTATCAATTATTTgaatatatatagggaaaggttaAAATGAGAACATATTTCGTGAGAACTTGGTCagaaacaattcaaattcaattttttttacatgtatcatttattatttgaatacaatattagaaattaaatttacatgtattcgtaaataaagaaaatttacacatgtgtaagtttgccatttacatgTGTGTAAATTTGTCGTATTTACACGTGTAAAAAatttattaagagtgattttgaggggagataaaatatttaataaggaAAATCTTTTTTTAttgttgtattttaattataaTGAGGTTTGtagaaaaaaaattgattttgattAGTTTTTCATTTGTTTTCACGGTTCTCGGAATATTTAGTGTTCTCAAGACaactctcccctatatatatatatatatagagagagagagagagtggagttctagagtgaacactagtgtatttgcgaactgagtgaacaaatcctggccattgatttacacacgtgtatggctaggatttcatTATCAAGTCgaaaaatacactagtgtatttcatcatCCAATCCTGGCCtttgatttacacacgtgtatggccaagattagttcgctcagttcgcaaacactagtgttcactcttgaacctaacactatatatacatatgtatatcaTGATATATGGTGTTACAAAAGGATATTTCTTCTTTTGCCGCTTTTGGCTTGCTAAATCACGAAGATGTTCAAGCCGCAATATCTCCTTTGCAATCCACTGAATCACATAACAATAAAAAGTTAGTcatttaaaccaaatagaaaaaagaaatgtctatcagaacAGCCAAAAATCTTACATCATTTAGCTTTACCAACCGCAGGGCCGTGGCCTTTTCTTGTATTTCACCCTAAACCAAGCAAAAAATCAGCACTAAAACACCAAAGACATAAAATGCAATACAAACAAAAATTTGGCAAGAACTTACGACAGTGAAGTGTTTTACAAGCCCACATCTTATACTTCGTTGTAGACTTCTGCATTCTTCCTGAAAAAGATGTGGACAAAAAATATTAAACATcatgaaaatgtttgaaaagagGTAGGTAAATCGATACAGCTTGTATCTatgcttggtttaaaaaagcgtgaGGCGCTTCACGGCGTTTAGGTCCCAAAAGGCAAACGCAAGGCGCACATCACGTACGTGAGGCGTTGCTCTACGCACAACCAAATAACCTTTGTTTACATCCGAAAATTGTGCCTCTCATCTGTTTTACATATCAACCTTTTTATCAAGTAAACCTTTCATAATTACTCTCCCAAATGGTCCACCCAATCACCACACAGTACCCTTCTTTTTTAtaatactttctatttttgttcATTTGAACTTTTTTGGAATTGTAATATAACTATTCGGACACTTCAACTCAAGAGATAACGCCATTTTTAAAATAAATCGTCACAAAACAAGTCATCTCATTAAAGGTTTGTGTTATCCAAATTCGTTACGTAAAAAGTAAAAGCTTAACAAATTTGTTGTAACATCGCTTAATAATTAAAGTTGAAAAGTTAGCTGTCGTAAAAGCATCCATATTTAAAATTTTGGCACTATAAAGTAGTTACTAGTTAATCTTTTAAACAAAGAAATTGCTGATGCTCTTAAATTGTCATACAAAATACAATACATTCTTTACAAAATCTAACATTACATATAAGTTAAagttaagaaaatatatttttaaaatcgTAGTGAACAGCAAGCTGGGAGTTTAGTGTTGCAACAATAAAAACAGTAAAGAGCAAAAAAATGAATGAAACAGCAAAAAGAAAGATAAGAACTAACTGGTCACCTCAGAAAACTCTTGGTCAGAAATTGCATCAATGGATATAGTTTCCTTCTTGTCTAAATTTAAAACTTCAAGCATAATGTCTACTGATTTGCTGTCAATCTTACATGGTATATCCGCCTTACTTGTACCTGCAAACGTTTGCTGTAATTTAGACTCTGAACAAGACGAACAGTAAGAATTTCAAACAATATTTCCCATAAAGGAAGCTAAATATGCATTACCTACAACTTGAACAAGCCTGTACATATCATGCTTCAGATCACAACCAGATATTTTTATTCGCACAACGGACCCAACCACCTTACCATGAAAACTATCACTATCTTCAAGAAGATTCACCATCAAATCACGGCGCAGATATATTAAACTTATATTATGAACATCGACTGCTGCAAATTCATCCAAACTATTCTGTAACACATGCCCTTCTCCCTTGCTACGACTTTTGCGTTTTTTATCACTGTTCCAATCAGGGTAAACCTGGTTAACCTGTATGGTAGTACTTTTGACCCGTCTCTTCTTTGAGTCCTCCTTTACTACAAAATGGTGTTCTAGAAGCTTCAACATTTGACTACGACCAACACGTGGTTTTCCAAACAAAGACTTTAATCTCGAATCACATAtgatttgatttttctttttagGATCATAGAGATTATTTCTGTTTATGTACTCCATCAGTAATGCCTCAACATCAATCCTTGATAATACAGCTGTACTTTCACCCTTCATATGTGCCACAAAATCCAAAAGCTCTTTGGTTGCCCACTCTGTAGTTGCACTTTCATCAATTGCTGGTTTTTCAATATTTACAATTTCGTTTTGTAAGTTGATTTGTTCatctttttttcttctttttgatTCGTTTTCTTCTTCCAAATTACCAACGGATGTTGCTGACATGACGCTCAAATCATCGGCTCTGTTATGTACACTGGTTGACGGAAGAGCTGAAGAAATCGTACTAGCTTCTGTCCTTGCGGCTCTAGCTTGTACAAGCTCATCTAGCGTTAGAGATAATTTTCCTTTTATGTAGAGCCAATATACCTTAAAGAGATACTCCCAACTAAGTTTATCATCGAAATCCGCTTGAACCTGTAAAGTAAAACATCATTTAACGAACAAATCCATAACAGAAAACTGCATAAACTGATGTTTTAGTAAATGATCATTTTCGTATTAAGGTGTAATAACGTGCATACCTTTCCATCCTCACCCTGACCGTTATTTTCAATCAGCATGATTGTTTTCATGCATATAGTGCAAAATCCTTTATCACCTCTGACACTAACATAATCAGCCTTTCTAACACAACCTCTGCACAACGAATATGTACAAGTATAACACATATGATGTGCTGTCTTCTGGCATATACTGCATATATGCCAACCTGGAATTCATATAAATGCCAAAATATTAGTAATTCAGCAACCTGTTCTACTAATATATAGAATTAATAGCTACCACAACTGTAAAGATATACAGATTATATTTAGTAAAAAAAGTTGAAACAATTCACGCTGTTGAAATTTAAAATCCTCAATTGGATTTGATGCATAAGATTATCTGTATAGAAAATATAAAGGTGCAGCTGCCACTTAAGAAATAATGCGCCACTGTCCAATTAATTTCCTAATTTTTACAACAACTGATTAGATTGGAATTAGAGTGAGGCAGTGAGCATTTTTGGTTGTTTCGAAATAGATCAAAACCAACAATTGTGATTCTTTGAGATGGTAGACAACTAGACATAGTTTGTAAAAGATGGTTCACAGGAACACACTGGAGGTTGTTTACGTCAAGCctactttgtttttattttaaactTGATTGTTAAAACAGAAATTTGATTATAAAGTAGGAAGGTTCACATACAAAGATATCAACAGCAAAGCCTTCTATTTAGGTTAAAAATAGAACACAAATATATTAAACTAGTGTAACAACATAGGATTCCAACCCTTTTTTTGTATTGGCTCACAAGTAGCATATCTCTATATTAGCAAAATTCTGGATATCTAATACAGAAAACCAAAACCACACATCTAAGAGAAATTCCACATATCCAAATAACAACGTTTAATAGCTTAGCAAACCATGCTAAGCTACCACCTTGAGGCGTCTAACACATAGTTACATAATCCGCGGTTCGCTCCGGTATAGGTATGTGGTTCGGGTACGCAATTCGTTAGAGGTGACGTTTTCGGTACAGAGGGAGGTAGGTTCATTTCGGTACGAACCGGTACAGTGTACCATGGAGTCCGGTTCGGTGTACACAAATTAAAACAGACATTACCAAATTCCGAAATTCAAATTACCAAACATAATGTAAACTAGTgaagatagagggggttaaatgtttaaatacaCAAACTACTTTTATACTTTTTATGTAAAAAACTATAAGTTTTAGGGTTTAAATGTAAACTAGTAAAAATAGAGGGGTTAAATGTTGAAATAACTAAACTTATTTAAACCCTAAAAAGCCCTAAAACACCTACGCAGCCATGCtgtcttcttctt encodes the following:
- the LOC110910064 gene encoding zinc finger CCCH domain-containing protein 44, whose protein sequence is MESQSSGNSDRIQLLGDGLAAEGGAVAVVEAVKVEVGGGEREAVKRKRGRPPKAQAKPVVVKRQVSVASSGKKVKEVVEDEDVCFICFDGGSLVLCDHRACPKAYHPACIKRDEEFFESAAKWNCGWHICSICQKTAHHMCYTCTYSLCRGCVRKADYVSVRGDKGFCTICMKTIMLIENNGQGEDGKVQADFDDKLSWEYLFKVYWLYIKGKLSLTLDELVQARAARTEASTISSALPSTSVHNRADDLSVMSATSVGNLEEENESKRRKKDEQINLQNEIVNIEKPAIDESATTEWATKELLDFVAHMKGESTAVLSRIDVEALLMEYINRNNLYDPKKKNQIICDSRLKSLFGKPRVGRSQMLKLLEHHFVVKEDSKKRRVKSTTIQVNQVYPDWNSDKKRKSRSKGEGHVLQNSLDEFAAVDVHNISLIYLRRDLMVNLLEDSDSFHGKVVGSVVRIKISGCDLKHDMYRLVQVVGTSKADIPCKIDSKSVDIMLEVLNLDKKETISIDAISDQEFSEEECRSLQRSIRCGLVKHFTVGEIQEKATALRLVKLNDWIAKEILRLEHLRDLASQKRQKKNYRECEERIQFLKTPEEKERRLKEIPDVHFDPKMNPDYESDDTEEYFNKEHGDHMESKYSGKKSRPSKKRQNRSRKDEKPNNGTITTLPAVEPSTICMETDAPASTLEKSQHEVDRSGDCNGSTITKLDQQATLSSSVSNHAPETAASVKTTSFSNDTVWHYRDPNGKVQGPFSLVQLQRWSTTGYFPAEMKIWADNEDKSLLLTDVLEQQFHNRETTTAANKVADETEGANVGDGNPSSTVAVTPYVPDLVNHEKLSESQSFGQNWSGNNSNNNNNNLNYNPPSVESTVQVDTSNMPTPDIEKCEDVKHVPTAAIDLPGPTPKKTVDENKNIQAVLDSGNNPPSWSSTSSLVVGGAKLPVSANGLGGSSSTPDKREEWDSGIVLEVAADHVATPTSNIDQNIEQNVNNPSQPTCNEFTWNGVSEMIEFSTLAEESVSDLLAEVDAMESQYGLPSPTSRRNSFVDDLFNGSFDEFSPTPDQGTRSDGFSSSGDIQLHCQSTTTPDEQHLVGSSQSNNVNGAFDFMKTSIGLQQQHSFISPDINSQAIGISQTTNSGSLGFKWPEMERASQGMIDINRTAKAEGDEGEMETKTGDVQVKVKLENGNHNMESAGNMKSAEHSISKQMQAPKSIGIGAKLVTRVAQIKGLEGTTNQSQPLSPPPPLPPPPPLTLGLDPYDPCDLGSETMQGNIKFSSTVKPGQVTNTKTNTGRSTNIWWDPNHTNQRKPVSEKYNSSNSPRERSHQVEESGYSRNSRSSWSKQLSFGSDSGGGGGGSGGNLKPPAKGQRVCRFYESGRCKKGASCNYLHPSP